A single Methanolobus sp. ZRKC5 DNA region contains:
- a CDS encoding flippase-like domain-containing protein produces MNKIKKWIIVSLLISVFSGIIVVLFTFDSGTIHALMGIKPEYILAAAVIHAMTYVIWGMRTRSLCKALGYNVSHIKSFEIVTSATLAASITPSSLGGEPLRIHLLHGQKMPLGKATAVVLGERVLDGILILTLAPFSIYVIRGVLKDSVFDFMFIFAEAGLMFILFLILYAIWRPGPTKKVVYFFVHWLAPILGKKTDAAFDVFIKRVDSELDNFHGSISVLLNEGRKGLAFGIFYTLAFWFVDFSMLYVILIGLNQHPDPILVFASQVITMIIILIPATPGGSGIAEFAGTTLFSLFVSSSVLGIAVIAWRAFTFYMNILVGGFVSFKILKDTDFIKKYLN; encoded by the coding sequence ATGAACAAGATTAAAAAATGGATCATAGTATCATTACTTATCAGCGTTTTTTCAGGCATAATTGTAGTACTTTTTACATTTGACTCTGGGACTATTCATGCTTTAATGGGAATAAAGCCTGAATATATACTTGCTGCAGCAGTTATTCATGCTATGACCTATGTGATCTGGGGCATGCGGACACGTTCTCTTTGTAAGGCTTTGGGTTACAATGTAAGCCATATTAAATCATTTGAGATCGTAACTTCCGCAACTCTCGCAGCATCAATTACGCCTTCATCTCTTGGGGGTGAACCTCTCAGGATCCACTTGCTTCATGGTCAGAAAATGCCTTTGGGAAAAGCCACCGCAGTGGTTCTTGGAGAGCGGGTACTTGATGGTATTCTGATTCTTACGCTGGCTCCTTTTTCTATCTATGTCATACGTGGTGTTTTGAAGGACTCTGTATTTGATTTTATGTTCATATTTGCAGAAGCAGGATTGATGTTCATACTTTTTCTTATATTGTATGCTATCTGGAGACCAGGGCCTACAAAGAAAGTTGTATACTTCTTTGTACATTGGTTGGCACCAATTTTAGGCAAAAAGACAGATGCTGCTTTTGATGTATTTATTAAAAGAGTTGATTCGGAGCTTGATAATTTCCATGGCAGCATTTCTGTATTGCTAAATGAAGGTAGGAAAGGTCTTGCTTTTGGGATATTTTACACTCTTGCTTTCTGGTTTGTCGACTTTTCAATGCTCTATGTAATATTGATAGGCTTGAACCAGCATCCTGATCCTATTCTTGTGTTTGCTTCACAAGTTATCACAATGATCATAATTCTCATACCTGCTACTCCTGGGGGTAGCGGAATTGCGGAATTTGCTGGAACGACGCTATTTTCCTTATTTGTGTCTTCTTCTGTGCTTGGGATTGCAGTTATTGCGTGGAGGGCATTCACATTCTATATGAATATCTTAGTAGGTGGATTTGTCAGCTTTAAAATATTGAAAGACACTGATTTCATCAAAAAGTATCTGAATTAA
- the ilvD gene encoding dihydroxy-acid dehydratase, with protein MRSDKTKKGLERAPHRSLLKATGVTDSEMQKPFIAVVNSRNELIPGHINLDKVAEAVKAGIRSAGGVPFEFHTIGICDGIAMGHEGMKYSLPSREAIEDSIELVLQGHQLDGMVMITACDKITPGHLMAAGNLDIPAIVVTGGPMMPGFVDDEYRDLISVFEGVGECRAEKVSDEKLKLLEDCSCSGAGSCAGMYTANTMACMTEALGLSLPGCGTAHAADAKKIHLAKYSGERIVSMVHEGINSRSIVTMESFENAIMVDMAIGGSTNTTLHLPAIAHAFGLELSLDVFDRLSRTTPHIISLKPGGAHYMLDFERAGGVPAIMARLSSKLNLDEATVNGKTIGQNLDDFIMVNPKLNARIIGTLDAPIHEEGGIAILKGSLAPDGSVVKQAAVDPKMLKHSGPARVFDSEEAAMEAILAKNIVAGDVVVIRYEGPKGGPGMREMLSPTSAIAGMGLIDKVALITDGRFSGGTRGPCIGHISPEAQEGGPIGLVKEGDIIEIDIPGRILNLKVSEEVLEKRRETFVPVEKKVTGYLARYRRFVSSASKGAIIS; from the coding sequence ATGAGAAGTGACAAGACCAAAAAAGGACTCGAACGCGCACCGCATCGTTCCCTTTTGAAGGCAACCGGTGTGACTGATTCTGAAATGCAGAAACCATTCATAGCAGTTGTAAACTCCAGAAATGAACTGATACCAGGCCACATAAATCTTGATAAGGTTGCAGAGGCAGTAAAGGCTGGCATAAGAAGTGCTGGTGGTGTTCCATTTGAATTCCATACAATTGGAATTTGTGACGGGATAGCCATGGGTCATGAGGGGATGAAATATTCTCTTCCAAGTCGTGAGGCCATTGAGGATTCTATTGAGCTTGTCCTTCAGGGGCATCAGCTTGATGGAATGGTGATGATAACCGCATGCGACAAGATTACCCCTGGTCATCTCATGGCAGCAGGAAACCTTGATATTCCTGCTATTGTCGTGACAGGCGGTCCGATGATGCCTGGATTTGTTGATGATGAGTATCGGGATCTGATCTCTGTCTTTGAAGGTGTGGGTGAATGCCGGGCAGAAAAAGTATCTGATGAAAAGCTGAAACTACTGGAAGATTGTTCATGTAGTGGTGCAGGTTCATGTGCAGGTATGTATACTGCGAACACAATGGCTTGTATGACTGAGGCACTGGGGCTTAGTCTTCCTGGTTGTGGTACGGCTCATGCAGCAGATGCCAAAAAGATCCATCTTGCAAAATACTCTGGTGAACGCATCGTCTCCATGGTACATGAAGGCATCAATTCTCGTAGTATAGTCACCATGGAATCATTTGAGAATGCTATTATGGTTGACATGGCAATTGGTGGTAGCACCAATACAACCCTTCATCTTCCTGCAATAGCTCATGCATTTGGTCTTGAGCTGTCGCTTGATGTGTTTGACAGGCTGAGCAGGACTACTCCTCATATCATATCCCTTAAACCGGGCGGTGCACATTACATGCTTGATTTCGAGAGGGCCGGCGGAGTCCCGGCTATAATGGCTAGATTGAGTTCAAAGCTAAACCTTGATGAAGCTACTGTAAATGGCAAGACTATAGGCCAAAACCTTGATGATTTTATAATGGTCAATCCAAAACTCAATGCAAGGATAATTGGTACTCTGGATGCGCCTATACATGAAGAGGGTGGCATTGCTATATTGAAGGGAAGTCTTGCTCCTGATGGCTCAGTTGTTAAACAGGCGGCAGTTGACCCTAAGATGCTTAAACATAGTGGTCCTGCAAGAGTTTTTGACAGTGAAGAGGCAGCTATGGAGGCAATCCTTGCAAAGAATATCGTTGCAGGCGATGTTGTGGTCATACGATATGAAGGTCCAAAAGGGGGCCCTGGTATGCGTGAAATGTTGTCTCCTACATCAGCTATTGCAGGTATGGGGCTTATCGACAAGGTTGCACTGATCACAGATGGTCGTTTCTCCGGTGGTACCAGGGGTCCGTGCATAGGGCATATTTCACCTGAGGCTCAGGAAGGCGGTCCGATAGGTCTTGTAAAAGAAGGTGATATCATCGAGATCGATATTCCTGGCAGGATACTGAACCTGAAGGTTTCAGAAGAGGTGCTTGAAAAGCGCAGGGAAACCTTTGTTCCTGTGGAAAAGAAGGTTACGGGTTATCTTGCAAGATACAGAAGATTCGTCAGTTCTGCAAGCAAGGGCGCTATAATAAGTTGA
- a CDS encoding DUF1720 domain-containing protein, which yields MKRLTISMSDELFDKLDVIDNKSLFIRKLIERELDILDNSPSDDIVSWTDRFAILRDDVNTILNRLSLVENSFTGINEISGNIQSTPESRSTQEPADETFTKMNPTIPEINSEEEITEIDIIDDFEETEIQLQPQISENEIPPQAPVTVAPEIIISEPNEQEPACVIQQNFEEQDHETNLSEMMVENSSHQEIETSPLKTETTAPEPLAQVMEHTSQDTGFTVPELKPPEQTNQESEFTTPELKTPEHTSQESEFTMPELKTPEHTSQESEFTIPELKPPELASQDTEFTMQELKTPEHTSQESEFTIPELKTPELASQDTGFTMPELKTPELASQDTGFTMPELKTPELASQDTGLIMPELKPPEQASQDTGFIMPELKPPEQASQDTGFTMQELKTPELASQDTGFTMQELKTPELASQDTGFTMPELKTSEQASPENAAFTMPDFNSPAESPQVETTPVIPDFKLPEGMPPFNPDGENTPKPAFKVPDPQQSANSDGMPPFMNGEAGTMQEMQNIPGQTPASPPATEQASDAKPDKLEGNILMYMPRGAKVKKEIIKSLVSRQFSQEDIDRKIQELVTREVLVLKQENGIEQLHRLK from the coding sequence ATGAAACGACTTACCATTAGCATGTCTGATGAACTTTTTGATAAACTGGACGTAATTGACAATAAAAGTCTGTTCATCAGAAAACTTATCGAGAGGGAACTGGACATTTTAGATAATTCCCCGTCAGACGACATAGTATCGTGGACCGATAGGTTTGCAATTCTCAGAGATGACGTAAATACAATATTAAACAGGCTGTCATTGGTCGAAAATAGTTTCACCGGGATAAATGAAATTAGTGGGAATATACAAAGTACCCCGGAAAGTAGGAGTACACAAGAACCTGCTGATGAAACCTTTACCAAAATGAATCCAACTATTCCAGAAATAAACAGTGAAGAAGAGATTACTGAAATCGACATCATTGACGATTTTGAAGAAACAGAGATCCAGCTTCAGCCACAAATATCAGAAAATGAAATACCCCCACAGGCACCTGTTACAGTTGCACCGGAAATAATTATCAGTGAACCGAATGAGCAAGAACCTGCATGTGTTATACAACAGAATTTCGAAGAACAGGACCATGAAACTAATTTATCTGAGATGATGGTAGAAAATAGTAGCCATCAGGAAATAGAAACTTCACCACTGAAAACAGAAACAACCGCACCAGAACCACTTGCACAAGTAATGGAGCACACAAGTCAAGACACTGGATTCACGGTGCCGGAACTAAAACCACCGGAGCAGACAAATCAAGAATCTGAATTCACCACACCGGAACTAAAAACACCGGAGCATACAAGTCAAGAATCAGAATTCACTATGCCGGAACTAAAAACACCGGAGCATACAAGTCAAGAATCAGAATTCACTATACCGGAACTAAAACCACCAGAGCTAGCAAGTCAAGATACTGAATTCACCATGCAGGAACTAAAAACACCGGAGCACACAAGTCAAGAATCAGAATTCACTATACCAGAACTAAAAACACCGGAGCTAGCAAGTCAAGATACTGGATTCACTATGCCGGAACTAAAAACACCGGAGCTAGCAAGTCAAGATACTGGATTCACTATGCCGGAACTAAAAACACCGGAGCTAGCAAGTCAAGATACTGGACTCATTATGCCGGAACTAAAACCACCGGAGCAAGCAAGCCAAGATACTGGATTCATTATGCCGGAACTAAAACCACCGGAGCAAGCAAGCCAAGATACTGGATTCACCATGCAGGAACTAAAAACACCGGAGCTAGCAAGTCAAGATACTGGATTCACCATGCAGGAACTAAAAACACCGGAGCTAGCAAGCCAAGATACTGGATTCACTATGCCGGAACTAAAAACATCGGAACAGGCTTCACCAGAGAATGCAGCATTTACAATGCCTGATTTCAATTCACCAGCAGAAAGTCCTCAAGTAGAAACTACACCAGTAATACCAGATTTTAAACTACCGGAAGGAATGCCACCGTTCAACCCCGATGGAGAAAATACACCGAAACCAGCATTCAAAGTACCGGACCCACAGCAATCTGCCAATTCAGACGGAATGCCACCGTTCATGAATGGCGAAGCAGGCACTATGCAGGAAATGCAAAATATACCCGGACAAACACCTGCATCCCCACCTGCAACAGAACAGGCATCTGATGCAAAACCGGATAAACTCGAAGGAAACATACTGATGTATATGCCACGTGGGGCAAAAGTTAAAAAAGAAATTATCAAAAGTCTTGTTTCACGTCAGTTCAGTCAGGAAGATATAGACAGGAAGATACAAGAACTTGTGACAAGGGAAGTACTTGTGCTCAAACAGGAAAATGGAATTGAGCAACTTCATAGATTAAAATAA
- a CDS encoding radical SAM protein — MKAIIIDGYVDEPACFGVPPYISPYIRYIAGALRERGLQETDISLFTIDELRKSPNGASEPIKKADIIIVVSGMTVPGKYLRSTPINQGEIESIFSASNGLKILGGPIRLGYSLEGGKKAESKLINATDVIICRKDIEAFVYDVLERKTTNPEECQHRFRSVEEIGRWASKGTFIIKQHPDYPNVMCELETYRGCGRNQHCSFCTEPSYGSSDYRPIIDVISEVEGLYEKGARYFRIGRQPDILSYHAKDKGGQIPEPDPEAILSLYKGIRNVAPQLKVLHMDNANPGTIATYPELCKEIFKTIVKYHTAGDVAALGMESADPIVVKANKLKAMPDEIFEAIKLINEVGRMRGNNGMPEILPGINLVHGLIGESKKTFDLNYEFLKHVIDSDLLLRRINIRQVMAFPNTLMYGNDELVRKHKQIFLKYKEKIRKNIDLPMLQKVVPTGTILRDIMCEINDGKMCFGRQMGSYPLLVGIPTNMPLGRFIDATVTRHGHRSITGVPYPLDINTATIPLIQEVPGIGKKQATDIKRKAPFTSKDDFIKRIGSEEILPYINI; from the coding sequence ATGAAAGCAATAATAATAGACGGATATGTGGATGAACCGGCATGTTTTGGAGTTCCACCTTACATATCCCCATACATAAGATATATTGCAGGAGCACTGCGGGAAAGAGGATTGCAGGAAACAGACATATCTTTATTCACCATCGACGAGCTACGCAAAAGCCCGAACGGTGCGTCCGAGCCCATAAAGAAAGCCGACATCATAATAGTTGTTTCTGGCATGACAGTACCTGGAAAATACCTGCGTTCAACACCAATAAATCAGGGAGAGATAGAGAGCATCTTCAGTGCATCCAATGGATTGAAGATATTAGGAGGACCCATAAGACTCGGATATTCCCTGGAAGGTGGAAAAAAGGCAGAAAGTAAACTGATTAATGCCACAGACGTAATAATATGCCGCAAAGACATCGAAGCATTTGTTTATGACGTTCTCGAAAGAAAGACAACAAATCCGGAGGAATGTCAGCATCGTTTCAGATCAGTTGAGGAAATTGGCAGATGGGCTTCAAAAGGAACGTTCATAATTAAACAGCATCCTGATTATCCCAATGTTATGTGTGAGCTTGAAACCTACCGAGGATGCGGGCGCAACCAACACTGCTCATTTTGTACAGAACCCTCCTATGGAAGCTCCGACTATCGTCCCATTATTGATGTTATTTCTGAAGTAGAAGGATTATACGAGAAAGGAGCCAGATATTTCAGAATCGGAAGACAACCTGACATCCTGAGTTACCATGCTAAAGACAAAGGTGGACAAATACCCGAGCCAGACCCTGAAGCCATCCTTTCCCTCTATAAAGGCATCAGGAATGTGGCGCCGCAACTAAAAGTATTGCATATGGATAATGCCAATCCTGGAACCATAGCAACATATCCGGAATTGTGCAAGGAAATATTCAAAACCATTGTAAAATACCATACTGCAGGAGACGTAGCAGCCCTTGGAATGGAAAGTGCTGACCCTATCGTTGTAAAGGCCAATAAACTCAAAGCAATGCCCGATGAAATATTTGAAGCGATCAAACTCATAAATGAAGTAGGGAGAATGCGAGGAAACAATGGGATGCCAGAGATACTCCCCGGAATAAATCTCGTACATGGCCTCATAGGAGAGTCAAAAAAGACATTTGACCTTAACTACGAATTCCTGAAACATGTTATTGACTCTGACCTACTGCTTCGCAGGATAAACATAAGACAGGTCATGGCCTTCCCCAACACTCTGATGTATGGTAATGATGAACTTGTAAGAAAGCATAAACAGATATTTCTTAAATATAAAGAGAAGATCAGAAAAAATATTGATCTGCCAATGCTCCAGAAAGTTGTCCCCACCGGAACAATACTCAGAGATATCATGTGCGAGATCAATGATGGAAAAATGTGTTTTGGAAGACAAATGGGTTCTTACCCATTATTAGTAGGAATACCAACAAATATGCCACTTGGCAGGTTTATAGATGCTACCGTGACTCGCCACGGACACAGATCGATTACAGGCGTGCCATATCCCCTTGATATAAATACGGCCACCATACCGCTCATACAGGAAGTTCCAGGTATTGGAAAGAAACAGGCCACCGATATAAAAAGGAAAGCCCCATTCACAAGTAAAGATGATTTTATAAAAAGAATAGGCAGTGAAGAAATACTACCTTACATTAACATTTAA
- a CDS encoding NDP-sugar synthase, protein MKACIMCGGEGTRLRPLTFARPKPSIPILNKPSVVHLIEHLSKEGFNDIVITLGYMAEKIEEELGDGRIFGVHIDYVYEKDKLGTAGGVKNAEKYLRDEPFIVLGGDHVLDLNLREMHRFHEMTDALVTIGLLSIDDPREFGIADMDVNNRICRFLEKPGPGEIFSNLASTGIYVCDPEIFDWIPANTKYDFAKDLFPAILAKKRKIHGILARGRWTDVGSPQAYRQAQRWMLEALPGTTIEGHFKTKDARIKGPVSLGHNVSVGSNSAIVGPIVIGENTTIGDNVLIGPYTTIGSNCVINNDSRILSSYIFNGVLIGENSNVSGSVIDNGTKVGNNCSLENGTVIGPAVLIEDDVTVHSDVRIWPEINIPAKTRVKEDILNESYM, encoded by the coding sequence ATGAAAGCCTGTATAATGTGCGGTGGGGAAGGTACCAGATTACGTCCGTTGACATTTGCTCGGCCAAAACCGAGCATTCCTATCTTGAATAAACCTTCAGTTGTTCATTTGATCGAACACCTGTCAAAAGAAGGTTTCAATGATATCGTTATCACTCTGGGGTATATGGCTGAAAAGATCGAGGAGGAACTTGGGGATGGGCGCATATTCGGAGTTCACATTGATTATGTTTATGAAAAGGATAAGCTGGGTACTGCAGGCGGTGTTAAAAATGCTGAGAAATACCTGCGTGACGAACCATTCATAGTACTTGGCGGAGATCATGTATTGGACCTGAATCTCAGAGAAATGCACAGATTCCATGAAATGACAGATGCACTTGTCACAATCGGGCTCTTATCCATTGATGACCCTCGTGAATTTGGTATAGCTGATATGGATGTCAACAACAGGATATGTCGTTTTCTTGAAAAGCCCGGTCCGGGTGAGATTTTCAGTAATCTTGCAAGCACTGGTATTTATGTATGTGATCCTGAGATATTTGACTGGATTCCGGCAAATACGAAATATGATTTTGCAAAGGACCTTTTCCCGGCTATACTGGCTAAAAAGAGAAAGATACATGGCATTCTTGCAAGGGGCAGGTGGACGGATGTGGGAAGTCCTCAGGCTTACAGGCAGGCTCAGCGCTGGATGCTTGAAGCTTTACCTGGTACTACGATCGAAGGCCATTTTAAAACAAAGGATGCTCGCATAAAAGGTCCGGTTTCTCTTGGTCACAATGTTTCAGTTGGTTCTAATTCTGCTATTGTGGGTCCTATTGTCATTGGTGAGAATACGACAATCGGGGACAATGTCCTTATTGGTCCGTACACGACAATTGGGTCAAATTGCGTGATAAATAACGATTCAAGAATTCTTTCTTCCTATATATTCAATGGTGTGCTTATCGGTGAAAACTCTAATGTATCTGGTTCTGTAATCGATAATGGTACAAAAGTAGGAAATAATTGCAGCCTTGAAAATGGTACTGTTATTGGTCCTGCTGTTTTAATTGAGGATGATGTTACAGTTCATTCGGACGTGCGAATATGGCCTGAAATTAATATTCCGGCTAAGACCAGGGTCAAAGAAGATATTCTTAACGAGTCTTATATGTAA